The Cryptococcus neoformans var. neoformans B-3501A chromosome 4, whole genome shotgun sequence genome has a window encoding:
- a CDS encoding hypothetical protein (Match to EST gb|CF194547.1|CF194547; HMMPfam hit to Peptidase_C12, Ubiquitin carboxyl-terminal hydrolase, family 1, score: 228.0, E(): 1.7e-65) encodes MADDPSGWSLTESDPQVFTQLLKDLGVNGLQVDDLYSLDAETLATLKPIHALIFLFKYVAPDAESAQESAGVEVDPLDNGVWFANQVINNSCGTLAALNAVMNIKPQQSVHERESIKLGSELENLREFGAGMQSLDLGHVLSSSDHIREVHNSFSKSSPFAMDPSAFPEREKEDAYHFVAYLPINDILYELDGLRRFPIMHAPVDGDWLDTARETIEQRIATYPPGSLMFNLLCVRSDAIPRLERLLNDPSTPAEQKFVIQDQLEHERNKSQKGAMENSLRRHNLLPVVFQLFKSLGESGMAAKAVEDARTKGKERRERMQAKGEAE; translated from the exons ATGGCAGACGACCCTTCAGGCTGGTCGCTCACAGAGTCAGACCCCCAGGTATTCACCCAGCTGCTAAAGGACTTGGGCGTAAACGGATTGCAAGTA GACGACCTGTACTCTCTCGATGCTGAAACGCTTGCTACCCTAAAACCTATTCAcgccctcatcttcctcttcaaataCGTCGCACCGGATGCGGAGTCTGCCCAAGAAAGTGCCGGTGTAGAGGTTGATCCTTTAGATAATGGCGTATGGTTTGCCAATCAG GTTATCAACAACAGTTGCGGGACTCTTGCGGCTCTTAATGCT GTCATGAACATCAAGCCTCAGCAATCGGTTCACGAACGTGAATCCATTAAACTTGGG AGCGAACTTGAAAACCTCCGAGAGTTTGGTGCGGGCATGCAATCTCTCGA TCTCGGCCACGTCCTTTCTTCGTCCGACCACATCCGCGAGGTCCACAACTCATTCTCCAAATCGTCTCCGTTTGCTATGGACCCTTCAGCCTTCccagaaagagaaaaggaggatgcCTATCATTTCGTCGCGTACTTGCCCATCAATGATATCTTGTACGAGCTGGACGGCTTGAGAAGGTTTCCCATCATGCACGCTCCTGTTGACGGTGACTGGCTCGATACCGCTAGGGAAACGATTGAACAGAGGATTGCAACTTATCCCCCTGGATCT CTCATGTTCAACCTTCTCTGTGTCCGATCTGACGCCATTCCCCGCCTTGAGCGACTCCTCAATGATCCCTCAACCCCCGCTGAGCAAAAGTTTGTTATTCAAGATCAGCTTGAACACGAACGCAACAAGTCCCAAAAGGGCGCCATGGAAAATTCTTTGAGAAGACACAACTTGCTTCCTGTCGTTTTTCAGTTGTTCAAGTCGTTGGGCGAAAGTGGTATGGCCG CAAAGGCTGTCGAAGACGCTCGAACGAAGGGCAAAGAAAGGCGAGAGAGAATGCAAGCCAAGGGCGAGGCCGAGTAA
- a CDS encoding hypothetical protein (Match to EST gb|CF188977.1|CF188977; HMMPfam hit to HMGL-like, HMGL-like, score: 359.8, E(): 3.5e-105) has protein sequence MCPPADEPINAGADQDMVAIETNTPHISTSSANQVNGTTGTAEAQPPAVKTHKGLYGRASDFLSNTSNWKIIESTLREGEQFANAFFTLETKIKIAKMLDEFGVEYIELTSPAASPESRAHCEAICNLGLKRTKILTHIRCHMDDARLAVETGVDGVDVVIGTSSFLREHSHGKDMTWITKTAIEVIEFVKSKGIEIRFSSEDSFRSELVDLLSIYRTVDKIGVNRVGVADTVGCADARQVYELVRTLRGVVSCDIETHFHNDTGCAIANAYAALEAGATHVDTSILGIGERNGITPLGGLIARMMVADPEYVKSKYNLTMLRELENFVAEAVEVQVPFNNYITGFCAFTHKAGIHAKAILANPSTYEILNPADFGMTRYVSIGHRLTGWNAVKSRVEQLNLKLNDEQVKDATAKIKELADVRTQSMEDVDMILRIYHTGIQSGDLKVGQSAVLDRLLEKHMPSRDNSPSGRSSNADGTPAKRQRVGEPSA, from the exons ATGTGCCCTCCTGCAGACGAGCCCATCAACGCCGGCGCTGACCAGGACATGGTCGCCATCGAAACCAACACCCCCCACATCTCCACGTCCTCCGCCAACCAAGTGAACGGCACCACCGGTACCGCTGAGGCGCAGCCCCCTGCTGTCAAGACCCACAAGGGCTTGTATGGTCGTGCTTCCGACTTCTTGAGCAACACTTCCAACTGGAAG ATCATTGAGTCCACATTgcgagaaggagagcaGTTTGCTAATGCTTTCTTCACCCTCGAGAccaagatcaagattgCCAAGAT GCTTGACGAGTTTGGTGTCGAGTACATTGAGCTTACTTCCCCTGCTGCCTCTCCCGAGTCCCGTGCCCACTGTGAGGCCATCTGCAACCTTGGTTTGAAGAGGACCAAGATTTTAACCCACATTCGATGCCACATGGACGATGCTCGATTGGCTGTTGAGACTGGTGTCGACGGCGTTGACGTTGTCATCggtacttcttctttcttgagGGAGCACTCTCACGGTAAGGACATGACCTGGATTACCAAGAC CGCTATCGAGGTTATTGAGTTCGTCAAGTCCAAGGGTATTGAGATCCGATTCTCCTCTGAGGACTCTTTCCGATCCGAACTCGTCGATTTGCTCTCTATCTACCGAACCGTCGACAAGATTGGTGTCAACCGTGTTGGTGTTGCCGATACTGTTGGTTGTGCCGACGCTCGACAGGTTTACGAACTGGTGAGGACATTGCGAGGTGTGGTCAGCTGTGACATTGAGACTCACTTCCACAACGACACCGGTTGTG CTATCGCCAACGCCTATGCCGCCCTCGAAGCCGGTGCTACCCACGTCGACACATCTATC CTCGGTATTGGTGAGCGAAATGGTATCACCCCTCTTGGTGGTCTCATTGCTCGAATGATGGTTGCCGACCCTGAGTACGTCAAGAGCAAGTACAACCTCACTATGCTTCGAGAGCTCGAAAACTTCGTTGCCGAAGCCGTTGAGGTTCAGGTTCCTTT CAACAACTACATCACTGGTTTCTGTGCCTTCACCCACAAGGCCGGTATCCACGCCAAGGCCATCCTTGCCAACCCCTCCACCTACGAGATCCTCAACCCTGCCGACTTCGGGATGACCCGATACGTCTCTATCGGTCACCGATTGACTGGTTGGAACGCCGTTAAAAGCCGGGTTGAGCAACTCAACCTCAAGCTTAATGACGAACAG GTCAAGGATGCCACTgccaagatcaaggagcTCGCCGACGTTCGAACACAGTCTATGGAGGACGTTGACATGATCCTCCGTATTTACCACACTGGTATCCAGAGTGGTGACCTCAAGGTCGGCCAGTCCGCCGTCCTCGACCGATTGCTCGAGAAGCACATGCCCTCAAGAGATAACTCTCCCAGCGGCAGGTCCTCCAACGCTGACGGTACTCCCGCCAAGCGTCAACGAGTCGGAGAGCCTTCCGCCTAA
- a CDS encoding hypothetical protein (Match to ESTs gb|CF187059.1|CF187059, gb|CF194556.1|CF194556, gb|CF185618.1|CF185618), translating to MASILRLSAQKAPVAFARSFSVSAVKMDLVQDLYVNQLKSYKPAAKAADAHVGSVRSFAAPKAPSAPSLPTDLASELSKFDAEEPTIGGSAPKTSASSEGGESVEEYLTFLEKDLPKADAHH from the exons ATGGcctccatcctccgtcTCAGT GCCCAGAAGGCTCCCGTGGCTTTTGCCCGATCTTTCTCCGTCTCTGCCGTCAAGATGG ACTTGGTCCAAGACCTCTACGTCAACCAGTTGAAGTCCTACAAGCCCGCTGCCAAG GCCGCTGACGCCCACGTCGGCTCTGTCCGCAGTTTTGCTGCCCCCAAGGCTCCTTCCgctccctctcttcccaccGACCTCGCCTCCGAGCTCTCCAAGTTCGACGCTGAGGAGCCCACTATTGGCGGTTCTGCCCCCAAgacttctgcttcttccgaGGGCGGTGAGAGCGTTGAGGAGTACCTTACTTTCCTCGAGAAGGACCTCCCCAAGGCCGACGCTCACCATTAG
- a CDS encoding hypothetical protein (HMMPfam hit to XPG_I, XPG I-region, score: 157.1, E(): 3.7e-44; HMMPfam hit to XPG_N, XPG N-terminal domain, score: 174.2, E(): 2.6e-49), translated as MGIKGLTGLLSENAPKCMKDHEMKTLFGRKVAIDASMSIYQFLIAVRQQDGQMLMNESGDVTSHLMGFFYRTIRMVDHGIKPCYIFDGKPPELKGSVLAKRFARREEAKEGEEEAKETGTAEDVDKLARRQVRVTREHNEECKKLLSLMGIPVVTAPGEAEAQCAELARAGKVYAAGSEDMDTLTFNSPILLRHLTFSEAKKMPISEIHLDVALRDLEMSMDQFIELCILLGCDYLEPCKGIGPKTALKLMREHGTLGKVVEHIRGKMAEKAEEIKAAADEEAEAEAEAEKYDSDPESEEGGETMINSDGEEVPAPSKLKSPKKKAPAKKKKVASSGMQIPEFWPWEEAKQLFMKPDVVNGDDLVLEWKQPDTEGLVEFLCRDKGFNEDRVRAGAAKLSKMLAAKQQGRLDGFFTVKPKEPAAKDTGKGKGKATKGEKRKAEEKGSAKKKSKN; from the exons ATGGGTATCAAAG GTCTTACCGGTCTGCTGAGCGAAAACGCTCCCAAATGTATGAAGGACCATGAGATGAAGACG CTATTTGGCAGGAAGGTCGCTATTGACGCGTCCATGTCTATTTACCAATTCCTTATTGCTGTCAGACAACAAGATGGTCaaatgctgatgaatgaaAGTGGAGACGTGACGAG TCACCTGATGGGCTTCTTTTACCGAACTATAAGAATGGTAGATCATGGTATCAAGCCGTGTTATATTTTTGACGGTAAACCTCCAGAGCTCAAAGGCTCAGTC CTTGCCAAACGTTTCGCTCGCCGAGAGGAAGctaaagaaggagaagaagaggcaaaggagaCTGGTACAGCTGAGGATGTTGACAAGCTTGCCCGAAGACAAGTGCGAGTGACGCGTGAACACAATGAAGAGTGTAAAAAACTTTTAAGTTTAATGGGTATCCCTGTTGTCACC GCCCCTGGTGAAGCCGAAGCACAATGTGCAGAGCTTGCTCGTGCCGGCAAGGTCTATGCAGCTGGTTCAGAGGATATGGATACTCTCACCTTCAACTCTCCTATTCTTTTGCGACATTTGACTTTTAGCGAGGCTAAGAAGATGCCTATCTCGGAAATTCATCTTGATGTCGCCCTTCGAGATCTTGAAATGTCCATGGATCAA TTCATTGAATTATGTATCCTCCTTGGTTGCGACTATCTTGAACCATGTAAGGGCATAGGACCCAAGACCGCTCTCAAACTCATGCGCGAACATGGTACCCTTGGCAAGGTTGTAGAACACATTCGGGGTAAGATGGCCGAAAAAGCTGAAGAAATCAAGGCCGCCGCGGATGAGGAAGCTGAGGCAGAGGCTGAGGCTGAAAAATACGACTCTGACCCAGAAagtgaggagggaggtgaGACGATGATCAACTcagatggggaagaggtCCCAGCACCCTCAAAACTCAAAAgtccgaagaagaaggcgccagcgaagaagaagaaggttgcgAGCTCTGGTATGCAAATTCCAGAGTTCTGGCCTTGGGAGGAAGCGAAGCAGTTATTTATGAAGCCCGATGTTGTCAATGGAGATGATTTGGTCTTGGAATGGAAGCAACCTGATACTGAAGGCTTGGTGGAGTTTTTGTGCAGAGACAAGGGATTCAA CGAGGACAGAGTACGTGCAGGTGCTGCAAAGCTCTCCAAAATGCTCGCTGCTAAGCAGCAAGGTCGTTTGGACGGATTTTTCACGGTAAAGCCCAAAGAGCCCGCGGCGAAGGACACTGGGAAGGGTAAAGGAAAAGCTACCAAGGGAGAGAAGCGAAAggcagaggaaaagggcagtgcgaaaaagaagagcaagaatTAG